In Carettochelys insculpta isolate YL-2023 chromosome 11, ASM3395843v1, whole genome shotgun sequence, a genomic segment contains:
- the PDHB gene encoding pyruvate dehydrogenase E1 component subunit beta, mitochondrial, giving the protein MAVAAGALRRLTGRGPQRGLGRLLQLRSGIHGSAAAAVQVTVRDALNQALDEELERDERVFLLGEEVAQYDGAYKVSRGLWKKYGDKRIIDTPISEMGFAGIAVGAAMAGLRPICEFMTFNFSMQAIDQVINSAGKTLYMSAGMVPVPVVFRGPNGASAGVGAQHSQCFAAWYGHCPGLKVVSPWSSEDAKGLLKASVRDDNPVVMLEHELMYGVPFEMSDEAQSKDFVVPIGKAKIERPGTYVTLVSHSRSVGHCLEAAAVLGKEGVECEVINLRTIRPMDVESIEASVIKTNHLVTVEGGWPQFGVGAEICARIMEGPAFNYLDAPAVRLTGADVPMPYAKILEENCLPQVKDIIFAVKKILNI; this is encoded by the exons ATGGCGGTTGCTGCAGGGGCGCTCAGGAGGCTAACGGGACGCGGGCCACAGCGG GGCTTGgggcggctgctgcagctgcggagCGGGATTCACGGGTCTGCGGCGGCCGCCGTCCAG GTGACTGTCCGTGATGCATTAAATCAGGCATTAGATGAGGAGCTAGAGAGAGATGAGAGAGTGTTCTTATTGGGAGAGGAGGTTGCCCAGTATGATGGTGCATACAAG GTTAGTCGAGGTCTCTGGAAAAAATATGGAGACAAGAGGATAATAGATACTCCTATATCAGAG atgggctttGCAGGAATTGCTGTAGGTGCTGCGATG GCTGGGTTGAGGCCGATTTGTGAATTCATGACCTTCAATTTCTCCATGCAAGCAATTGACCAAGTTATAAATTCCGCTGGCAAGACACTTTACATGTCTGCTGGCATGGTGCCTGTCCCAGTTGTCTTTAGAGGTCCCAATGGTGCCTCTGCTGGAGTAGGAGCACAACATTCACAGTGCTTTGCTGCTTGGTATGGGCATTGTCCAGGACTGAAAGTGGTCAGTCCGTGGAGTTCAGAGGATGCTAAAGGTCTACTTAAAGCATCAGTCCGAGATGATAATCCAG TTGTGATGCTGGAGCATGAATTGATGTATGGAGTCCCTTTTGAAATGTCAGACGAAGCTCAGTCAAAGGACTTCGTTGTTCCTATTGGAAAAGCCAAAATAGAAAGGCCAG GAACCTATGTTACGTTAGTGTCTCACTCCAGATCTGTTGGACACTGTCTGGAAGCAGCTGCTGTACTTGGCAAAGAAGGTGTGGAGTGTGAG GTGATAAATCTCCGTACGATTAGACCGATGGATGTGGAAAGCATAGAAGCCAGTGTTATAAAGACAAATCATCTTGTCACAGTGGAAGGAGGCTGGCCACAGTTTGGAGTAGGAGCAGAAATTTGTGCCAGGATCATGGAAG GACCTGCCTTTAACTATTTGGATGCTCCAGCTGTGCGTCTTACAGGTGCAGATGTTCCTATGCCTTATGCAAAGATTTTGGAAGAGAATTGTTTACCCCAAGTGAAAGATATTATTTTTGCAGtgaagaaaatattaaatatctag